From Rutidosis leptorrhynchoides isolate AG116_Rl617_1_P2 chromosome 3, CSIRO_AGI_Rlap_v1, whole genome shotgun sequence, a single genomic window includes:
- the LOC139898658 gene encoding VQ motif-containing protein 25-like: MCTMENMMINNKQTCSTTTKPLTMHKDSHIISKIKPKIRIIHIFAPEIIKTDVANFRELVQRLTGKPNEKKKLKTRKESHKRSTFSQGVLEVREKIKGEEEIWVGANSGGGFLGGFGDLDGFMQEFSNHNNNGFAPNLPNLDTPTLVNSHLEFTFGERSLNLPTYS, from the coding sequence ATGTGTACAATGGAAAACATGATGATCAACAACAAACAAACATGTTCTACAACCACAAAACCACTCACCATGCACAAAGACTCTCACATAATCTCCAAAATCAAGCCAAAAATTCGCATAATTCACATATTTGCACCCGAAATAATCAAAACCGACGTGGCAAATTTCCGGGAATTGGTTCAAAGGCTCACAGGAAAACCAAATGAAAAGAAGAAATTGAAAACAAGAAAAGAATCTCATAAAAGATCGACTTTTTCCCAAGGCGTGTTGGAGGTTAGGGAGAAGATCAAAGGGGAAGAAGAGATTTGGGTTGGAGCGAATTCGGGTGGCGGGTTTTTAGGCGGGTTTGGTGATCTTGATGGGTTCATGCAAGAATTTAGCAACCATAATAACAACGGGTTTGCACCAAATTTACCAAATCTTGATACACCCACTTTGGTTAATTCTCATTTGGAGTTTACTTTTGGGGAAAGATCATTGAATTTACCAACCTACAGCTAA